One Deltaproteobacteria bacterium genomic window, TCCGGATTCCAGGATAGCTGGTCTTTAACTTCAAATCGTTGGATGAGCGTATTGGCCAGAAGGCCTGTAGCGATGTGCTCCGCCTGTTCTCTGGTCAACTTTCCCTTGATCAAACAGAGAACGGAGGTGTACACTCCCTCCTCGGTGTTAAATTTCCGCTGTAAAAGCAGTTCAACCGCCTCCCGGGCTGTTCGGCCAACATTATCCGTGACCCCGGGCTTGTACCCCACTTCGATCGCCCAGTCAAAATCATGACGAATTGGTTTCCCGACGGAAAATTCCTGGATGATGGGATCAAGGAAAGGACCGGAGGCAACCTTCTCAATCTCCTCCGCGGATAAAGCGGCATCAATGGTATAAACATCGATGGTAACCACGGACTCCACGAATAGGTTTAAATCATCGATGATCCGCCGTTTCATTCTTTCCCCCCGAGCATCCCGGAGGGTAGGTTTCAAGCTGATCTCAACGCGATACGCCATGGGTTTCACCTCATTTAAAATCAGTACAATCAGCATTCAGCTACCAGCCCAATAAACCCAGGTTTTCCCCTCCCCCTCGCCCCGCCCCTCTCCCGCGAGGGGACTGGGAGTTTCCGGATGGAAACTATCTAACCTTGCCTGTTAGACATTTACACCTTTATACTCCTTCGCCTCCCTGTTTCCTGTGCCGGCGGGGCAGGCGGACGCCCGGGAAATCCTTTGGGAAAGTTCTGTCGACAATGACCAAGAAGCCCAGATGCCCAATGCCAACCCGGCCGCGCCGAGCAAAAATGGCAATCCTTGCCCCCAGCGGTCGGCCATCAGCCCGCTGATGTTAGGACCTAAGAAAAATCCAAACATGCGCGTGGTAAAGAAAAAGCCCATGCTTGCCCCGCGGACTTTTTCTGAGGAGAGGTCGGCGATGGCCACGCGAACCGACGGGGAATAGATTCCCAATCCGGCACCGGCAACCGCCAGGACCACCATCAAGTGCAAGAGTGACCCACCCCGGGAAAGCAGGAGGACCGCTACGGTATAGATGCTCATGCCCACAAGAATCGGCTTTTTCCTTCCCTGACGGTCAGACCATTTTCCCACAGGTCTCTGCAAAAGGATGTAAACAACGAAGTAAGAGCTGAACAGCCAACCTATCCTTTCGGGGGGCACACCCAGGCGGGAGGCCATTACTGGCAGAAGGGTAATGATCATCCCCCAGACAAAGGCTTCAGCAAAACCAATCCAGCAAAGCAAACGGATGTCGGGTAAGCGCAAGGAGGAAAAGCCGTATCGTTCACCCCAGGTTAGTTTTATTCCATGGCGTTCGGGGGTTTTTTCCTGGATGAAACCCCAGAGCATGCTCGTGGCCAGCAGGGCCAGGGCAGCACAGCCGAAGAAAGGC contains:
- a CDS encoding MFS transporter — its product is MNRLFQKELILVAMAGTIAVMGLGFIIPLFPIYVSEKGASNFQLGLIVSGFTISQFLVQPFFGGLSDRLGRKPFMVGGMACYGLVALLYILADSLSQVFLVRLLHGVGAGMIWPALSAYVVDQSPVERRGETIGLLSGVEMVGFAVGPFLGGMLYSLGGMNLPFFGCAALALLATSMLWGFIQEKTPERHGIKLTWGERYGFSSLRLPDIRLLCWIGFAEAFVWGMIITLLPVMASRLGVPPERIGWLFSSYFVVYILLQRPVGKWSDRQGRKKPILVGMSIYTVAVLLLSRGGSLLHLMVVLAVAGAGLGIYSPSVRVAIADLSSEKVRGASMGFFFTTRMFGFFLGPNISGLMADRWGQGLPFLLGAAGLALGIWASWSLSTELSQRISRASACPAGTGNREAKEYKGVNV